The Ahaetulla prasina isolate Xishuangbanna chromosome 14, ASM2864084v1, whole genome shotgun sequence genome includes a region encoding these proteins:
- the LOC131185247 gene encoding cytochrome b-c1 complex subunit 2, mitochondrial yields MKPLLALARCIPKRFYSVQAAPKVKGSAPPRVQLPPEELEITKLSSGLVIASLENYCPVSSIGLFIKAGSRYETSSNLGTSHLLRLATSLTTKGASSFKIVTGIDSVAANLSVTATRENMVYSVECLRDYIDTVLEYLINVTTAPEFRPWEVSELTSRLKIDKEIAFHIPQACVLENLHAAAYRNALANSLYCPDFMIGKITSEQLHEYVQNNFTSGRMALVGLGVSHADLKQVGEQFLNIRSGAGMAGEKAKYRGGEIREQHRDNLVHAVVVAEGAAVGSAEMNALSVLQNILGAGSLIKRGSRITSKLVQEITKTTSLPFDVTVFNANYSDSGLFGIYTVSQASVTGEVIKAALNQMKAVSEGGVTDEEVKRAKQQMKAAFFMSVESSEGLLNEIGSQALASGTYTSPAHVVEQIDSVTTADVVNAAKKFVSGKKSMTARGNLSNTPFVDEL; encoded by the exons AAGAGGTTTTATTCTGTCCAGGCTGCACCCAAAGTTAAAGGCTCTGCACCACCTCGCGTGCAGCTACCCCCCGAGGAACTTGAG ATTACAAAATTATCAAGTGGCTTGGTGATTGCCTCTTTGGAAAACTATTGTCCCGTTTCTAGCATTGGTCTCTTCATTAAAGCAGGCAGTAGATATGAAACTTCCAGCAATCTGGGAACGTCGCATCTGCTCCGTCTTGCAACCAGCCTG ACCACAAAAGGAGCTTCTTCCTTTAAGATCGTCACGGGCATTGATAGCGTGGCTGCTAATCTCAG TGTGACTGCTACCCGGGAAAACATGGTTTACTCCGTTGAATGTCTGCGTGATTACAT TGATACTGTGCTGGAATATTTAATAAATGTCACTACTGCTCCGGAATTCAGGCCGTGGGAAGTATCGGAACTCACTAGCCGTTTAAAAATTGACAAGGAAATTGCCTTTCACATCCCCCAGGCCT GTGTTCTAGAGAATTTGCACGCAGCAGCTTACCGAAATGCCCTGGCTAATTCTTTGTATTGTCCGGATTTCATGATTGGCAAAATTACATCAGAACAG CTGCATGAGTATGTCCAGAACAACTTCACAAGTGGACGCATGGCCTTGGTGGGACTCG GTGTCAGCCACGCCGACCTAAAGCAGGTTGGAGAACAGTTCCTTAACATTCGCAGTGGGGCTGGCATGGCCGGCGAAAAAGCCAAGTATCGCGGAG GTGAAATCCGAGAACAGCACCGTGATAACCTCGTCCACGCGGTTGTAGTAGCAGAGGGAGCAGCTGTTGGAAGCGCGGAAATGAATGCACTTAGCGTCCTTCAAAATATCCTCGGAGCAGGATCTCTCATTAAGAGAGGAAGCAGGATTACCAGCAAACTTGTCCAGGAGATTACAAAGACAACTTCCCTACCCTTTGAT GTAACAGTATTCAATGCGAATTACTCTGATTCTGGTCTTTTTGGCATATACACCGTCTCTCAAGCCTCAGTCACCGGGGAG GTAATCAAAGCTGCTTTGAATCAAATGAAGGCGGTTTCCGAAGGTGGAGTTACTGACGAAGAAGTGAAAAGAGCCAA GCAGCAAATGAAGGCAGCGTTTTTTATGTCCGTGGAGTCTTCAGAAGGTTTGCTGAATGAAATTGGTAGCCAGGCGTTAGCATCGGGGACGTACACCTCTCCGGCCCACGTGGTTGAACAGATCGACTCTGTGACCACCGCTGATGTTGTGAAT GCGGCCAAGAAGTTTGTCAGTGGGAAGAAGTCGATGACCGCTCGGGGAAACCTGTCCAATACCCCTTTTGTTGACGAGTTGTAA
- the PDZD9 gene encoding PDZ domain-containing protein 9 yields MEDSEHTLSTTIKTNIQMDEEGLGIILIQNGPYLQVSGLVEKGAAARDGKLQAGDILLKIGHANVLGWTLRELRQLLQTAPIGTILQIQVYRDFIKIPIRWQTALMNIPELKGPAVTEYPAGTDPSLHFSIESYDSEENWTSSEDSENESKEMVEESESDSEESYQEPERARAVSVGSVRSIHNVRSVHSVRSVHSVRSIRSVHSVRSIRSVHNVKTLRSLSIEPLIKHQPKWISKDWHIFERKTYTFTVGSDIGCDIMIHKDFETESEVDMSTLYLSSSSPYWTMPKHKAPPSTSSSSSVSDAFWLENVSYEVE; encoded by the exons ATGGAGGATTCTGAACATACTTTGAGCACAACGATCAAGACAAATATTCAGATGGACGAGGAAGGTCTTGGTATCATACTTATTCAGAATGGGCCTTATCTCCAGGTTTCAGGCCTGGTAGAAAAAGGTGCTGCTGCCAGAGACGGCAAACTCCAAGCAG GCGACATCCTCCTCAAAATCGGACACGCCAACGTCTTAGGTTGGACCTTGCGAGAACTCAGACAGCTCCTGCAAACTGCTCCCATAGGGACCATTCTGCAAATCCAGGTTTACAGGGATTTTATTAAAATCCCAATCCGGTGGCAGACTGCCCTCATGAACATTCCTGAATTAAAAGGGCCTGCTGTAACAGA ATACCCTGCTGGAACTGATCCTTCTCTACATTTCAGCATAGAGAGTTACGACAGTGAAGAAAATTGGACAAGCAGCGAAGACTCGGAGAACGAGAGCAAAGAGATGGTTGAAGAAAGTGAGAGTGACAGCGAGGAAAGCTACCAGGAACCGGAGCGCGCGAGAGCTGTGTCGGTGGGCAGTGTTCGTAGCATCCATAACGTCCGTAGTGTCCATAGCGTCCGTAGCGTCCACAGTGTCCGTAGCATCCGTAGCGTCCACAGTGTCCGTAGCATCCGTAGCGTCCATAACGTGAAAACTCTGCGCTCGCTTTCCATTGAGCCTCTGATCAAACATCAACCCAAATGGATCTCCAAAGACTGGCACATTTTTGAAAGGAAAACCTACACCTTTACGGTGGGTTCCGACATCGGTTGCGACATTATGATCCACAAGGATTTTGAAACGGAAAGCGAGGTGGATATGTCAACGTTATACTTATCTTCGTCCTCTCCGTACTGGACTATGCCCAAACATAAAGCCCCGCCCTccacatcttcttcttcctccgtgTCGGATGCGTTTTGGCTCGAAAACGTTTCTTACGAAGTCGAGTAG